The following are encoded in a window of Rhodospirillaceae bacterium genomic DNA:
- a CDS encoding chemotaxis response regulator protein-glutamate methylesterase: MVVDDSAVIRGLTSRILEDDKQIQVVASVGNGQLAVNNLGRYDVDVVVLDIEMPVMDGLTALPKLLEIDPTVKVVMSSTLTSRNAQISMRALEAGAAEYIPKPTSTVDINSAGGFRRELHDKVKNLGLARRQQAGPAVKPERTKGPARAAPAAPKGPSAPITLRKPALLKPKVLAIGSSTGGPQALFEFLKHVKPTINVPMVITQHMPPTFTAILAEHITRMTDWTCSEAKNGDELRAGHIYLAPGDFHMLVEVKDGKNVIAVNQGPQENFCRPAVDPMLRSLVQVFSGNVFTVILTGMGADGLKGGQGVVDAGGTLVAQDEKSSVVWGMPGAVATAGICSAVLPLKELAEYVMKSFGKGA; encoded by the coding sequence ATGGTGGTTGATGATTCAGCAGTCATTCGCGGCCTGACGTCGCGCATTCTGGAAGATGACAAACAAATACAGGTCGTCGCATCGGTTGGTAATGGCCAATTGGCTGTAAATAACCTGGGTCGCTATGATGTCGATGTTGTCGTTCTGGATATAGAAATGCCTGTCATGGACGGGCTGACGGCACTTCCAAAACTTCTGGAAATAGATCCCACCGTCAAGGTCGTTATGTCCTCGACGTTAACATCCCGAAATGCCCAGATCAGTATGCGCGCCCTTGAAGCGGGTGCCGCCGAATACATCCCCAAGCCGACATCGACTGTTGATATTAACAGTGCTGGCGGGTTCCGCCGTGAATTGCATGACAAAGTTAAGAACCTTGGGCTCGCCCGCCGCCAACAGGCCGGACCAGCGGTCAAGCCTGAGCGTACAAAAGGCCCCGCCCGGGCCGCACCCGCAGCTCCAAAAGGGCCCAGCGCACCAATTACCTTGCGAAAACCCGCTTTGTTGAAGCCAAAAGTTTTGGCCATTGGCAGTTCGACGGGTGGCCCACAGGCCCTGTTTGAGTTTCTGAAGCATGTCAAACCCACGATCAATGTGCCAATGGTTATTACCCAACACATGCCGCCTACATTTACGGCTATCCTTGCCGAGCATATTACCCGGATGACTGACTGGACCTGTTCGGAAGCAAAGAATGGTGATGAGTTGCGGGCCGGCCATATTTATTTGGCGCCGGGTGACTTCCACATGCTTGTCGAGGTCAAGGATGGCAAAAATGTTATTGCTGTTAATCAGGGGCCGCAGGAAAATTTTTGTCGTCCAGCCGTTGACCCGATGCTCAGAAGCCTTGTCCAAGTCTTTTCGGGAAATGTCTTTACGGTCATTTTGACAGGGATGGGCGCCGATGGCCTTAAGGGGGGGCAGGGTGTTGTCGATGCGGGTGGCACGTTGGTTGCCCAGGATGAAAAGTCCAGTGTTGTTTGGGGGATGCCCGGTGCTGTCGCCACGGCGGGAATTTGTAGTGCTGTATTGCCGCTGAAAGAACTTGCAGAATATGTAATGAAATCTTTTGGTAAGGGCGCTTAA
- a CDS encoding protein-glutamate O-methyltransferase yields the protein MKAEDFEYLSTLIKQRSGLVLTVDKSYLLESRLMPLARKRGLKGLEELIQTLRTHKEEALIQDVTEAMTTNESFFFRDIKPFELFRGQVLGQLLKNRADRKAFRIWCAAASSGQEPYSLAMTLMEEAQRLSGWRTEIVGTDISREILEKAKSGLYSQFEVQRGLPIQQLLKYFEKKDDMWQASSALRAMVKYQELNLLGDIQKLGKFDVVFCRNVLIYFDQETKAKVLEQISQMIPEDGILFLGGAETVLGISDKFKPVPGLRGVYCLSTSSITLDTN from the coding sequence ATGAAAGCCGAGGATTTCGAATACCTATCGACGCTTATTAAACAGCGTTCCGGGCTCGTCCTTACCGTGGACAAGTCTTATTTGCTGGAAAGTCGCTTAATGCCGCTTGCCCGAAAACGGGGCCTCAAGGGGTTGGAAGAATTAATCCAGACGTTACGCACCCATAAGGAAGAAGCCTTGATACAAGATGTTACCGAAGCAATGACAACAAATGAATCCTTCTTCTTCAGGGATATCAAGCCGTTTGAATTGTTCCGGGGACAGGTGCTGGGGCAACTCCTGAAGAACAGGGCTGATAGAAAAGCTTTCCGTATTTGGTGTGCGGCAGCCTCAAGTGGCCAGGAACCCTATTCTTTAGCAATGACATTGATGGAAGAAGCCCAAAGGCTGTCCGGTTGGCGTACGGAAATCGTTGGCACGGATATTTCGCGGGAAATTCTGGAGAAGGCGAAATCCGGACTTTATTCGCAATTTGAAGTCCAGCGCGGATTACCTATCCAGCAACTGCTAAAATATTTCGAGAAAAAAGACGACATGTGGCAGGCCAGTTCGGCCTTGCGTGCCATGGTTAAATACCAGGAACTAAATTTGCTGGGTGATATACAAAAGCTGGGCAAGTTCGATGTCGTGTTCTGCCGCAATGTGCTGATTTATTTTGATCAGGAAACCAAGGCCAAAGTTCTTGAACAAATCAGCCAGATGATTCCCGAAGACGGCATTCTGTTCCTCGGCGGTGCAGAAACGGTTTTGGGAATTTCAGACAAATTCAAGCCGGTGCCGGGATTGCGCGGCGTCTATT
- a CDS encoding response regulator: MKSCLIVDDSKVIRMVARKILQELEFETEEAADGKQALDACIANMPDAILLDWNMPVMSGIEFLRELRVLDGGDTPIVVFCTTENDIEHIQEAIEAGANEYIMKPFDSEIIQAKFSQVGLI; this comes from the coding sequence AGTCTTGTCTGATTGTTGATGATTCCAAGGTCATTCGTATGGTGGCCCGGAAAATCCTCCAGGAACTGGAGTTCGAAACCGAAGAAGCGGCTGATGGTAAGCAGGCACTGGATGCCTGTATTGCAAATATGCCCGATGCGATCTTGCTTGATTGGAACATGCCAGTCATGAGCGGTATCGAATTCTTAAGGGAATTACGTGTACTTGACGGTGGCGATACCCCCATCGTCGTTTTCTGCACGACCGAGAACGATATTGAGCATATTCAGGAAGCGATCGAAGCGGGCGCCAATGAATACATCATGAAGCCGTTTGATAGTGAAATAATACAGGCCAAGTTTTCCCAAGTGGGGTTGATTTAG